tttttttactagAAATGGAGATTTGGGGGTTTTGAATCTGCTATTGAAATTactgattaaattttttttttaatttttcgttttgtttgatttttgtacCTTTATTCTTGATTTACAGGGATCTCTGCAAGTAGTTTGGTTGTGAATCTTGTGATTGTTGTCATGTTCATATTTATGTGATTGTTGTCATGTTTATGATTTTAATTATGATATCAGGGtttgtaaaattgaaaaaaattggggatttcaaatgtaaaATTGGTCATTTAGGTTGATTTACACAGTGGGTTTTGCTTAAATGTATGGTTTAAATTAAATGTATGGTTTATCACATTGCAGACTTGCCTTTTGACAATGCGAGGAGGATCCAGTTCAACACATACTGCCTCTGTTTCTTCTAATAAGCGGCCACCTCGACCTCCACCTAATGCAAGTTCAGATGGAGGTGCAAATTCAGCTGGAGGTGCAAGTGCTGCTAAAGATGCTAGTGTTGCTGGAGATGCTAGTGCAGATGGAGATGCAACTGAAGCTGTCATAAAAGTGAcagaaacacatagcaataagcgTAAAACCCCTGAAGATGCAACTGAAGATGACACAGAAGTGAGTCAAGTGACAGAACCAAAGGGAAAGAAACGTTCTGATGTGTGGAACCACTTTGATATGGACCCCAAGCCTTCGAAATATGCAAAATGTCGCCACTGTAAGACAAAGATTGCAGCTCAGGGTACCAAGTATGGGACAGGTGGTATGAATAATCATTTGAAGATATGTAAAAAGAAGCCCAAGGAGGAAAAAGGACAGCAAACGCTTGATTTTCAACCGGCTAGGCTAGGAGGAGAAGGAAAATTGGTTGCAGCAACTTTTAATCAAGATGCATGTACAAAGGCAGTgattttatttgtgattttagatGAGCAGCCGTTTAGAGtggttgaaggagaagggttcAAGGAACTTTGTAGGGTACTTGAATCCAGATTCAAGATCCCTTCTCGTATGACCATTTCGCGGGGTGTGTTAAATTTgtacgaagctgaaaaggagaagatgaagaactacttcaAGGAAAACAATGTGAGAGTTTGTCTCACCACTGACACATGGACCTCAAATGCCCAAAATAAAAGCTACATGGTTGTAACTGCGCATTTTATTGATAAAGATTGGAAGCTGCACAAACTGGTAATCAActttttccaaattttaggtcATTCGGGTGAGGTAATTGGGAAGATGTTAGAGGAATGTTTGTTAGATTGGGAACTTCCTGGGGTTTTTACTATTACTCTTGACAATGTTAGTGCTAATGATTTAGCTATTGATTATCTAAGGGAGGATGGTCATTTAAAGGAGCAAGTGATTAGTTCAAATGGTGTACTGAATACTAAGTTTATGCAAGTTAGATGTGCTGCTCATGTGCTTGCACTTGTTGTGAATGCTGGCTTGGGAGAGTATCACATGGCTATTAAGAGAGTAAGGGCAGTGGTGAAGCATGTGATGAGTTCTCCTGCTAGGTTGAGTAAGTTTATGGATTGTGCTAAACAAGAAAAGATAGATTGCAAAAAAGGTTTAGTTTTAGATGTGGATACAAGATCGAATTCCACTTACATGATGTTGGAAGCTGCTTGTAGATATCAGAAAGCTTTTGAAAGGCTAGCACGGGAAGATAAGGCTTTCAAAAAGAAGTTTTGTTTCAACGAAAGATCCATCCCTCCTGTATTTTCTACTTCTACCGGTGCTAGTAATGATGTTGACATGGAAGAAGCTTCTACTATTGCTCATAACAAAGGCAAGAAGAAGGCCCCTCCTCCGCCTCCTATACATGCTCCATATATGGAAGATTGGGCCAATGCAAGATCATTTGGAAAATTTTTAAAGGTATTCTTTGATTTGACTGTCAAGTTTTCTTACTGTACTCGTGTTACTTCGCATGAGTTCTTGTTTAACGTAAGTGTCATTCATAGAACAATGAACACATGGGTAAAAAGTTCAGATCCATTTCTCTCTGGTATGGGCACTAAAATGCTAGACAAGTTTAATAAGTATTGGGGAGAATATGAGAAAATGAACACTCTCATGTTCATTGCTGTTTTGCTTGATCCACGTGAGAAGATGAAAGgtttaaattttattcttgataCTTTAGATATCACGGGTCCGTCATTACGTAAACACTTATCGACTTATGTGAAAACTGATTTTCAAGAACTTTTCGAAGAGTACAAGTGTCtctatgcaaatgatgaaaacatgtctGGTGCCGCAGGTGATTGTAATAATGTTACTCAATCTTCTGGGGttactgatgatgaagattctgcATATGCTAGTCTAATAGCAGAGAGAGCAAGAGAAGATGAGGAGGATGACAATGTTGAggggaaaactgagttggagttataTTTAGAGGAGAAACGTGAACCAAGAATTAGCCCTAGCGGTGTTCAGTTTGAAATTTTAGGTTGGTGGAGGACTAATAGTACAAGGTATCCTGTATTATCACATATGGCGAGAGATATACTAGCCATACCAGTCTCTTCTGTTGCCTCGGAATCTGCCTTTAGTACTGGAAGGCGAGTTATTGATTCATATCGAAGTTCACTGCTGCCTAAGACTGTTGAGGCGTTGATTTGCACGCAAAGCTGGTTACAGACACCGGTTGATCTTGATCCAAACACCTTaggaactgatgatgctgaagatGTTTCAGGTATTTTCTCTACTCACTTTTGTAAAATtctgatttgttattttctgtactCACTGTTTGTCACTTATTGATGTAATTTCTTGCAGAATTTTTAGGTTCTCTTGCAACTTCTAAGTTCATCCgcattgacatagatgatgatgaagaagaagaagattcaactTTGTTATCGTGAAGTTGATTATAAATGATTTAACGGG
This is a stretch of genomic DNA from Papaver somniferum cultivar HN1 chromosome 1, ASM357369v1, whole genome shotgun sequence. It encodes these proteins:
- the LOC113311614 gene encoding uncharacterized protein LOC113311614; its protein translation is MMLEAACRYQKAFERLAREDKAFKKKFCFNERSIPPVFSTSTGASNDVDMEEASTIAHNKGKKKAPPPPPIHAPYMEDWANARSFGKFLKVIVIMLLNLLGLLMMKILHMLV